Part of the Candidatus Lernaella stagnicola genome is shown below.
TTATCGCGATGGGCGCCGTGTTTTGCACCACCGCCGTAACCGGCGGGGGTGACTTGCCATATGGCGTCACCAAGCTTCTGGGCGGTTTGACCTTCTGCCTCGGCTTAATTTTGGTCGTGGTGGCCGGCGCGGAGTTGTTCACCGGCAACAACTTGATCGTGATGGCCGTGGCCAGCAAGAAACTGCCAGTCTCCAAGTTGATGCGTAATTGGGTCATTGTGTATGTCGGCAATTTGGTCGGTTCGGTCGTTACGGCTTACTTGATGTATATGA
Proteins encoded:
- a CDS encoding formate/nitrite transporter family protein → MSEQVSFDALMPASMASKAETIGVNKGNMDAVSMFFLAILAGAFIAMGAVFCTTAVTGGGDLPYGVTKLLGGLTFCLGLILVVVAGAELFTGNNLIVMAVASKKLPVSKLMRNWVIVYVGNLVGSVVTAYLMYM